The Bacteroidales bacterium genome contains a region encoding:
- a CDS encoding ParA family protein yields the protein MKKIVIANHKGGVGKTTSSINISAGLAKKGKNVLIIDTDPQSNLTESFGIFDPVKDLYLSFSKGEPLPIIKIKKNLSIVPNSLNFSGIELEIAGRMPREIILKELMAGLDKTYDYCIIDCPPSLGLITLNALVAADEVYIPMEAEFLAYRGIDSIVGIINLVKKHFNPGLMIKGVFFTKYNEQRVLTKEIKNQIKGYFGDNLMKTAIRVNVALAEAQSSGKDIFEYDPNSNGAKDYMSLVNEISKN from the coding sequence ATGAAGAAAATAGTTATTGCTAATCACAAAGGTGGAGTAGGAAAAACCACTTCATCAATAAACATTTCTGCCGGGCTTGCGAAAAAGGGGAAGAATGTACTTATTATAGATACAGATCCTCAATCCAACCTTACGGAGAGCTTTGGGATCTTTGATCCGGTTAAAGATCTATACCTTTCTTTCAGTAAAGGAGAACCTCTTCCAATAATTAAAATCAAGAAAAATTTGTCCATTGTCCCTAATTCATTGAATTTTTCTGGCATTGAGTTGGAAATTGCCGGAAGAATGCCAAGGGAGATTATTCTAAAAGAACTAATGGCAGGACTTGACAAAACATATGACTACTGTATTATTGATTGTCCTCCCTCTCTTGGTTTAATTACACTCAATGCCCTGGTAGCCGCTGATGAAGTCTATATCCCTATGGAAGCTGAGTTCCTGGCTTATAGGGGAATTGATTCGATTGTAGGAATTATAAATTTGGTTAAGAAGCACTTTAACCCAGGACTTATGATCAAAGGAGTATTTTTCACAAAATATAATGAGCAAAGGGTTCTGACAAAAGAGATCAAAAACCAGATAAAGGGATATTTCGGCGACAATCTCATGAAAACCGCAATAAGAGTTAACGTAGCACTGGCTGAAGCTCAATCAAGTGGTAAAGATATATTTGAATATGACCCTAACAGTAACGGGGCAAAAGATTACATGAGTTTAGTAAATGAAATCTCAAAAAATTAA
- a CDS encoding toprim domain-containing protein, which translates to MNCNEAKRVDIIDFLALNGFKPDYNQGVNYWYKSPLRDEKKPSFKVNSFKNLWFDFGIGEGGDLLKLICLLFKVDNSNALKILSRNQYSNHQPDLNTEDSKVIITNVKELSNIQLINYLDSRKIKSHFAIKYCKEVSFRLKDRNFYAIGFQNDSKGYELRCKYFKGSCTPKDVTLLKNNADILLVFEGFIDFLSWFDCKLFFAGDHDYLILNTLSFLNKSKALIKEYNEVLLFLDNDEAGKKATAELIGSGLSKCIDMSTGYSEFKDLNDSLFRI; encoded by the coding sequence ATGAACTGTAACGAAGCCAAAAGAGTTGATATTATTGATTTTCTGGCACTAAATGGATTTAAGCCTGATTATAATCAGGGTGTTAACTATTGGTACAAATCACCACTCAGGGACGAAAAAAAGCCCTCTTTTAAAGTAAATTCATTCAAGAATCTTTGGTTTGACTTTGGCATAGGGGAAGGTGGAGATCTTCTCAAACTTATTTGCCTATTATTCAAGGTTGATAATTCAAATGCTTTAAAGATTCTTTCTAGAAATCAATATTCTAATCATCAACCTGATTTAAATACTGAGGATTCCAAGGTGATCATTACAAATGTAAAAGAATTATCAAATATTCAGCTGATTAACTATTTGGATTCTAGAAAAATAAAGTCTCATTTCGCAATAAAATATTGTAAAGAAGTCTCATTTAGGCTAAAAGATAGAAATTTCTATGCTATAGGATTCCAGAACGATTCCAAGGGATATGAATTAAGATGCAAATACTTTAAAGGTTCCTGTACTCCCAAAGATGTAACACTACTTAAGAACAATGCAGATATACTATTAGTGTTTGAAGGATTTATAGATTTTCTGTCCTGGTTCGATTGTAAATTATTTTTTGCCGGAGATCATGATTACTTAATTCTCAATACTCTTTCATTCCTGAACAAAAGTAAAGCTTTGATAAAGGAATATAATGAAGTGCTACTCTTCCTGGATAATGATGAAGCCGGTAAGAAGGCAACCGCTGAACTTATTGGCTCTGGTCTTTCTAAATGCATCGATATGTCAACTGGATATTCAGAATTTAAAGATCTGAATGATTCATTATTCAGAATATAA
- a CDS encoding helix-turn-helix domain-containing protein: protein MENIIIVNPNDFWDKHREITKQVIREELDKENPQKENGEDILVIEDVCKLLKKSKQTIYNWMEAGIIKGHHINESLFFFRSEIIDLLKGGIKEYKKK from the coding sequence ATGGAAAATATCATTATAGTTAATCCTAACGATTTTTGGGATAAGCATCGTGAAATAACCAAACAAGTTATAAGGGAAGAATTAGATAAGGAAAATCCACAGAAAGAAAATGGGGAGGATATCCTGGTTATTGAAGATGTTTGCAAACTTCTTAAAAAGTCCAAACAAACAATCTACAATTGGATGGAGGCCGGTATAATTAAAGGCCATCACATAAATGAAAGTCTCTTCTTTTTTCGAAGCGAAATTATTGATCTCCTAAAGGGCGGTATTAAAGAATATAAGAAGAAGTGA
- a CDS encoding FecR family protein, which yields MSNTERFTEKEWEELASILSGEKGENKELLNRFMAEDIHNTGDKWRDLGAMSSEKKINVDTAWNKVSSRINENRFRIVRYSFIRVAAMALLILGIGAVTIYMNNSGYFSKKISAATSIDEKNMVISLPDGSKISLNRNSQLTYRENFGKKNRNVKLTGEAFFEIAPDASKPFIIDAGKADVRVVGTSFNVITNNRESEVEVYVKTGKVILSDKSGSQSLALEPGFVGKMDSKTSGKTLNEDPNYLSWNTGLLVYTGQKLDVVFSDLKRVYNMDIIADDPSILENPWHSPIDNESQDTIIRLICASFNLSYTRDGNVYHLSKK from the coding sequence ATGAGTAACACAGAGAGATTTACTGAGAAGGAGTGGGAGGAGCTTGCCTCCATTCTCTCAGGCGAAAAGGGTGAAAACAAAGAACTCCTCAACCGCTTTATGGCTGAGGATATTCACAATACCGGGGACAAATGGAGGGATCTTGGAGCTATGAGCAGTGAAAAGAAAATAAATGTTGACACCGCCTGGAATAAGGTGTCCTCACGAATAAACGAGAACAGATTTCGGATTGTGCGATACTCATTTATCAGAGTTGCTGCCATGGCTCTTTTGATACTGGGAATCGGTGCAGTCACAATTTATATGAATAACTCAGGCTATTTCAGCAAAAAAATATCTGCGGCTACAAGTATCGATGAGAAGAACATGGTTATCAGTCTTCCCGACGGAAGCAAAATATCTCTCAACAGGAATTCGCAACTGACCTATCGTGAAAATTTTGGTAAAAAGAACAGAAATGTAAAACTTACTGGAGAAGCATTCTTTGAAATAGCTCCTGATGCCTCCAAACCTTTTATAATAGATGCCGGAAAGGCTGATGTCAGGGTTGTGGGTACCTCTTTCAATGTTATTACGAACAACAGAGAATCAGAAGTTGAGGTTTATGTGAAAACAGGAAAAGTAATCCTGTCAGATAAATCAGGATCCCAGTCATTAGCTCTCGAACCGGGTTTTGTCGGGAAAATGGATTCTAAAACATCAGGAAAAACTCTTAATGAAGATCCCAACTACCTCTCGTGGAACACAGGACTGCTTGTCTATACCGGACAAAAACTAGATGTTGTTTTCAGCGATCTGAAAAGAGTCTATAACATGGATATAATTGCAGATGATCCCTCGATACTGGAAAATCCATGGCACTCACCTATTGATAATGAATCACAGGATACAATAATCCGGCTGATTTGTGCTAGCTTTAACCTGAGTTATACAAGAGATGGCAATGTTTACCATCTTTCTAAAAAATAG
- a CDS encoding carboxypeptidase-like regulatory domain-containing protein, protein MKNFKHISLISALLLLAITAQSLSAADLFGKRKADQQNYITIKGKVVDAENGTPLVFATVAVKESNVAIVTNIDGEFTLKIGEPVTAKNLEVSFLGYKNKTIPLSDMRDNGYKNVISLETAPIPIKEIVVKPLDPIDIVEKAIGRIGKNYASEPNLMTAFYRETIRKNRTYVSIGEAVVEIFKAPYANDVRFDGTRIYKGRKSSDVEKMDTVLFKLQGGPVSVMQLDIAKNTESILTQDAMQYYNYSLTGVIEIDGKPHYVIDFLQKPSVDMPLFMGSLYIEMDSYAITEVEFGFNLSDKAAASSIFIRKKPLGMEVTPELATYRTKYREQDGKYYFAYSRAEVKFKVDWKKKLFNTYYTTMSEIAVTDRTTEEVIKFANKEKIRYTDVFSEKVTAFTDPEFWGEYNVIEPDQSIESAIRKLSRKLKFSDRDDLDK, encoded by the coding sequence ATGAAAAATTTTAAACACATTTCACTTATCTCTGCATTGCTTCTGCTGGCCATTACGGCACAGAGCCTCTCTGCAGCAGATCTGTTTGGTAAAAGGAAAGCTGACCAGCAAAACTATATTACAATAAAAGGTAAAGTAGTTGACGCTGAAAACGGAACACCGCTTGTATTTGCAACAGTTGCGGTAAAGGAATCAAATGTTGCTATAGTAACCAATATCGACGGAGAGTTTACACTTAAAATCGGGGAACCGGTTACTGCAAAAAATCTTGAAGTTTCCTTCCTTGGTTATAAAAATAAAACTATCCCTTTAAGCGATATGAGAGATAATGGTTACAAGAATGTGATTTCACTTGAAACCGCTCCTATTCCTATAAAAGAGATAGTGGTAAAACCTCTTGATCCAATTGATATTGTAGAAAAAGCAATTGGCCGTATTGGTAAAAATTACGCATCAGAACCAAACCTTATGACCGCCTTCTACAGGGAAACAATAAGAAAGAATCGTACATATGTTTCTATCGGAGAAGCAGTTGTAGAGATATTCAAAGCACCTTATGCCAACGATGTAAGATTTGACGGTACGCGCATATACAAAGGAAGAAAAAGCTCTGATGTGGAGAAAATGGATACAGTGCTTTTCAAACTACAGGGCGGACCGGTAAGTGTTATGCAGCTTGATATAGCTAAAAACACAGAATCGATTCTTACACAGGATGCTATGCAGTACTATAACTACTCGCTTACTGGGGTTATAGAAATTGACGGCAAACCTCATTATGTTATTGACTTCCTGCAGAAACCATCTGTTGACATGCCTTTGTTCATGGGTAGCCTCTATATAGAAATGGACTCTTATGCAATAACCGAAGTTGAGTTTGGATTCAACCTTTCTGACAAAGCTGCCGCTTCCTCAATATTTATCAGGAAAAAGCCGCTTGGAATGGAAGTTACTCCGGAACTAGCCACATACAGAACAAAATACCGTGAACAGGATGGCAAATATTACTTTGCCTACTCAAGGGCTGAAGTAAAATTCAAGGTAGACTGGAAGAAAAAACTCTTCAACACATATTATACAACAATGTCAGAAATAGCAGTGACTGACAGAACTACCGAAGAAGTTATTAAATTTGCGAACAAGGAAAAGATTAGGTATACAGATGTATTTTCTGAGAAAGTTACAGCCTTTACCGATCCGGAATTCTGGGGTGAATACAACGTTATTGAACCCGACCAGAGTATAGAATCGGCAATACGAAAACTTAGCAGGAAACTCAAATTCAGCGACAGGGACGATCTTGATAAATAA
- a CDS encoding RNA polymerase sigma-70 factor has protein sequence MTGDTEIIGRIRNGDKGQFELLFRSSYVSLVRYAKTLIKDHDTAEEIVQDLFFRLWQDREKLNIESSLNGYLFRSVHNKCLHFIEHKKVVDRHAGEMLLSQHEDQESPSDILLYKELQAKIAAILERLPERCGQIFYMSRFEGLKYAEIAEKLSVSIKTVESNMGRALKEFRRELTE, from the coding sequence ATGACTGGGGATACTGAGATTATAGGGAGGATCCGAAATGGTGACAAAGGACAGTTTGAGTTACTTTTCCGATCCTCCTATGTTTCCCTGGTTCGCTACGCAAAAACTCTGATTAAGGATCATGATACAGCAGAAGAAATAGTACAGGATCTTTTTTTCAGACTCTGGCAGGACAGAGAAAAATTAAATATTGAAAGTTCTTTAAATGGTTATCTTTTCAGGTCGGTGCACAACAAATGCCTGCACTTTATAGAACACAAAAAAGTTGTGGATCGTCATGCAGGGGAGATGTTGCTTAGTCAACACGAAGATCAGGAGAGTCCTTCAGACATACTGCTGTATAAAGAGCTTCAGGCTAAAATAGCAGCGATACTTGAGAGACTGCCTGAAAGATGCGGACAGATTTTTTACATGAGCAGATTTGAAGGATTGAAGTATGCTGAGATTGCAGAGAAATTATCAGTTTCAATAAAAACTGTGGAATCAAATATGGGCAGAGCCCTCAAAGAATTCCGCAGAGAATTAACAGAATAA
- a CDS encoding JAB domain-containing protein yields the protein MKNTQSTQQAIDFLHVAEVTLTYVTKVKPSERLVVSCSRDAHKIFFDFWDHSTIEHKETVKMLLLNRANKVLGITTLSEGGISGSLMDVRMIYQYALKGNASGIIIAHNHPSGNSNPSESDQKITNKIKEAGNLLDIQLLDHIIVTPERDVYRSFADEGHL from the coding sequence ATGAAAAACACACAGTCCACCCAGCAAGCAATCGATTTTCTTCATGTAGCAGAAGTCACTCTCACCTATGTGACTAAAGTTAAACCTTCGGAGCGCCTTGTAGTTAGTTGTTCCAGGGATGCCCACAAGATCTTTTTCGACTTCTGGGACCATTCTACAATCGAGCATAAAGAAACAGTCAAAATGCTGTTACTTAACAGGGCTAATAAAGTTCTTGGAATTACTACTCTTTCTGAAGGAGGTATTTCCGGTTCTTTGATGGATGTTCGGATGATTTACCAGTATGCCCTTAAAGGTAACGCTTCAGGAATAATAATCGCTCATAATCACCCTTCAGGAAACAGCAATCCAAGTGAGAGCGATCAGAAAATTACCAATAAAATAAAGGAAGCAGGAAATCTGCTCGATATTCAGCTTCTTGATCACATTATTGTCACTCCTGAAAGGGATGTATACAGAAGTTTTGCTGATGAAGGTCATTTATAA
- a CDS encoding carboxypeptidase-like regulatory domain-containing protein, protein MPSFCGYIIVRIQVIAFFLLIIIPEDAICQRGILDSTFTFRAGTVKTGNALNIITRQTGFNFTYDSRLIDPEKKTVLTFINKKLGLVLDSILKNDTLVYSVIDKYIIISRQEKKTDSVDTKKPQSTVNKITGVIIDDETSEPLPFATIGLKNKGKGTVTNFNGEFGLNITADYYSDTLSVSYLGYIKREIPVKNALGSDISISMKREFISIPEIIIRNQIPQDILSKTRHAIAENYGTTPALMTAFYREGVLKKSEVQTYSEAVLQIYKSAYSGSLLGDQIKVFRSRKIENINRSDTLAIRLKAGLSTCLDLDGARNMFDFITLASMADYTYRMTDIVTYDEEAAYVIEFQQRESVDLPLFKGTIYINTVDYAILYAEFEINPLLIHKMKDTFISASSRGFNTWPVSVKYAVSYRKVNERYFLSHVRGDLIFASKQKKKLFSTQFKVFFELAVTETSLNNVIRFERDELAPVHSIFSKTINSYDPLFWGNQDFLRPEDNLLQSLKNMNVKLQEFTK, encoded by the coding sequence ATGCCATCATTCTGTGGCTATATAATTGTAAGAATTCAGGTAATTGCATTCTTCCTGCTGATTATTATTCCTGAAGATGCAATTTGCCAGAGAGGCATTCTTGATTCAACGTTTACATTCAGAGCAGGAACAGTAAAAACCGGAAACGCACTGAATATCATTACCCGGCAAACCGGCTTCAATTTTACGTATGATAGCCGCCTTATCGACCCTGAGAAAAAGACAGTTCTTACTTTCATCAATAAAAAACTGGGGTTAGTCCTTGACAGTATTCTTAAGAATGATACTCTTGTTTACTCGGTAATAGATAAGTATATCATAATATCGAGACAGGAGAAAAAAACGGACAGTGTTGACACAAAGAAACCTCAATCAACTGTTAATAAAATAACAGGAGTCATTATTGATGATGAAACATCAGAACCATTGCCATTTGCAACAATCGGACTCAAGAATAAAGGGAAAGGAACTGTAACCAATTTTAACGGGGAGTTTGGATTAAACATCACAGCAGATTACTATTCCGATACACTTTCTGTCTCTTATCTGGGTTATATAAAACGGGAGATTCCTGTTAAAAATGCACTCGGGAGCGATATCTCCATATCTATGAAGAGGGAATTCATCTCTATCCCGGAAATCATAATAAGAAATCAGATTCCCCAGGATATTTTATCCAAAACACGACATGCAATCGCGGAAAACTATGGTACTACACCTGCCTTAATGACAGCATTCTACAGGGAGGGTGTATTAAAGAAGAGTGAAGTGCAAACCTATTCTGAGGCAGTCCTGCAGATCTATAAAAGTGCGTATTCAGGATCACTTCTGGGTGACCAGATAAAAGTCTTCAGGAGCAGAAAAATAGAAAATATCAACCGGAGTGATACCCTGGCTATAAGACTTAAGGCCGGACTAAGTACATGTCTCGATCTCGACGGAGCAAGAAACATGTTCGACTTTATCACTTTAGCCAGCATGGCTGACTACACCTACAGAATGACAGACATTGTAACCTATGACGAAGAGGCTGCATATGTTATTGAATTTCAACAACGTGAAAGTGTTGATCTTCCGCTTTTCAAGGGGACTATCTATATCAATACCGTAGATTATGCAATACTTTATGCCGAATTTGAAATAAATCCTCTATTGATCCATAAGATGAAAGATACATTTATATCCGCATCATCGCGAGGATTCAATACATGGCCGGTATCAGTTAAGTATGCCGTAAGTTATCGGAAGGTTAATGAAAGATATTTTTTAAGTCACGTGCGTGGCGATCTGATCTTCGCATCAAAACAGAAGAAAAAACTTTTCAGTACACAATTCAAAGTCTTCTTTGAGCTTGCTGTGACTGAAACCAGTCTGAACAATGTCATAAGATTTGAAAGGGATGAACTCGCCCCTGTTCATTCAATATTTTCCAAAACAATAAATAGTTATGACCCCCTCTTCTGGGGTAACCAGGATTTCCTGCGTCCTGAAGACAATCTTCTTCAGTCGCTTAAAAACATGAATGTAAAGCTGCAGGAATTCACAAAATAA
- a CDS encoding PKD domain-containing protein: protein MKPLKFCIVLFVLGGQFFFSSCDNREDYFIDVNKAPSLTLVKSGVTLEGNAYSDSLKIGVPLSLQYLIQDEEKIILQVSQEQQKSTFEIGTEFISFIGATEGQNIFSLTAKDSFNEEAKFSITFTVFRNIVPVAQFTVKKIGVSSPYEYEVDASSSYDRDARFSGKITEYEYTLANYKFSTSLSKIRYVFGSAGQKQIRVRVKDNSGDWSSLVSEYIVLN, encoded by the coding sequence ATGAAACCGTTAAAATTTTGCATTGTGCTTTTTGTTTTGGGAGGTCAATTTTTTTTCTCATCGTGCGATAATCGGGAAGATTACTTTATTGATGTTAACAAAGCCCCTTCTCTAACGCTAGTTAAAAGCGGGGTTACTCTTGAGGGAAACGCTTACTCGGATTCACTCAAGATCGGTGTACCACTATCCTTACAATACTTAATCCAGGATGAAGAAAAGATAATATTGCAGGTCTCTCAAGAGCAACAAAAAAGCACTTTTGAAATTGGTACTGAATTTATTAGCTTCATAGGAGCGACAGAAGGACAAAATATATTTAGCCTTACTGCTAAAGATTCTTTTAATGAAGAAGCAAAGTTTTCTATAACATTTACAGTTTTCCGAAATATAGTCCCGGTGGCACAATTTACTGTTAAGAAAATAGGCGTTTCAAGTCCATATGAATATGAGGTGGATGCTTCGTCCTCTTATGATAGAGATGCAAGGTTTAGCGGGAAAATTACAGAGTATGAGTATACGCTTGCAAATTATAAGTTTAGCACATCTTTGAGCAAGATCAGATATGTTTTTGGTAGTGCAGGGCAGAAGCAGATCCGAGTTCGGGTTAAGGATAATAGCGGAGATTGGTCAAGTCTTGTATCAGAATATATTGTTTTAAATTAA
- a CDS encoding RepA protein produces the protein MKYIPLNKFPEYDENPFMENALKEINTHSVQKKVFVRGNKSVLNHVINNDGEIVAHSAFLRTIEVDESQFVKVYLSRFAAFYDLNKAAMKVFGYILTKCVIPNKDILYIDFGEAKDFTGYSANNIIRAGLSCLVEQGIIARSTNPYKYYMNPLVVFNGDRITFADSYIKKKKKISDSNKNQLSIWAAEL, from the coding sequence ATGAAATATATCCCTTTAAATAAATTCCCGGAATACGACGAAAATCCATTCATGGAGAATGCTCTTAAGGAGATAAATACACATTCAGTTCAAAAAAAGGTATTTGTCAGAGGGAATAAATCAGTATTAAATCATGTAATAAATAATGATGGCGAAATTGTTGCTCATAGTGCGTTTCTTAGAACCATTGAAGTTGACGAAAGCCAATTTGTTAAGGTCTACCTAAGCCGGTTTGCTGCTTTCTATGACCTTAATAAAGCTGCAATGAAGGTCTTTGGATATATTCTTACGAAATGTGTAATACCGAATAAGGACATTTTATATATAGATTTTGGCGAAGCAAAAGACTTTACAGGATATTCAGCAAATAATATTATTCGTGCCGGATTGTCATGCCTTGTGGAACAGGGAATTATAGCCAGATCCACAAACCCGTATAAATATTACATGAATCCATTAGTTGTCTTCAATGGTGACAGGATAACGTTTGCAGATTCTTATATAAAGAAGAAAAAAAAGATTTCTGACTCAAATAAGAACCAATTATCAATTTGGGCAGCTGAATTGTAA
- a CDS encoding single-stranded DNA-binding protein has product MIVTIFTGNIGSVKPVAQVGNSKVLNFTVAADKHFTAKNGEKVTETTWFECALWNRENVFPFLKVGTQVTIQGDVSARAYIDKEDPKKALAILTCTVDTVEFHSKPKSEK; this is encoded by the coding sequence ATGATCGTAACAATTTTCACAGGCAACATCGGCTCAGTGAAGCCAGTTGCACAGGTTGGTAATTCTAAAGTTCTTAACTTTACCGTGGCTGCTGATAAACATTTCACAGCCAAAAACGGTGAGAAAGTGACAGAGACAACATGGTTCGAGTGTGCACTCTGGAACCGTGAAAACGTCTTCCCATTTCTTAAAGTTGGAACCCAGGTAACCATTCAGGGTGACGTTTCAGCAAGGGCTTACATCGATAAAGAAGATCCTAAAAAAGCCTTAGCTATTCTTACATGTACAGTTGATACAGTAGAATTTCATAGCAAACCTAAATCAGAAAAATAA
- a CDS encoding OmpA family protein has product MKKSFIYIFGISFIVLSLSSCVSGKKFSSLQDTSKQFMNERDAFKSDNIGLEMQNKELEAKLATLEKEMGVVKQEIAAVQSSRDKAVEDYNKISSKYNELQNAQEDLIRGNVKETQKLLTELQAAQENLQKKEDLLRQLEQNLDAKKSSLDELTFELEKRNARLAELEKILDAQKQIVQDLKSKVSEALLGFENNGLTVTMKNGKVYVSLDEKLLFKSASWDIDANGRNALKKLAGVLEKNPDIQIMIEGHTDNVPYNPGSGQLKDNWDLSVKRATTVVRTLLEGTSIDAKRLTASGRSEYLPVDPRSTTDARTKNRRTDIILTPDLTELYRLIDKY; this is encoded by the coding sequence ATGAAAAAATCATTCATTTATATTTTCGGTATTTCATTCATCGTGTTGTCTTTATCATCGTGTGTTTCTGGGAAGAAATTCAGCAGTTTGCAGGATACCAGCAAGCAGTTCATGAATGAGAGAGATGCATTTAAGTCGGATAATATTGGTCTTGAGATGCAGAACAAAGAACTTGAAGCAAAGCTCGCAACACTTGAAAAGGAAATGGGTGTTGTTAAGCAGGAAATTGCCGCCGTTCAGAGCTCCCGCGACAAGGCAGTTGAAGACTATAACAAGATATCCTCAAAGTATAATGAGCTTCAGAATGCCCAGGAAGATCTTATCCGTGGCAACGTAAAAGAGACTCAGAAACTGCTTACAGAACTCCAGGCTGCCCAGGAAAACCTTCAGAAAAAGGAGGATCTTCTGCGTCAGCTTGAGCAGAACCTTGATGCAAAAAAATCATCACTCGATGAGCTTACATTTGAGCTTGAAAAAAGAAATGCACGACTGGCTGAACTGGAGAAAATTCTTGATGCTCAGAAACAGATTGTTCAGGATCTGAAATCAAAAGTCTCTGAAGCCCTGTTAGGTTTTGAGAATAACGGCCTTACTGTTACAATGAAAAACGGAAAGGTTTATGTTTCGCTTGATGAAAAACTTTTGTTTAAATCTGCCAGCTGGGATATTGATGCTAACGGAAGAAATGCTCTGAAGAAACTGGCGGGTGTGCTTGAGAAAAACCCTGATATTCAGATTATGATCGAGGGCCACACAGACAATGTTCCATACAACCCCGGAAGCGGTCAGCTTAAAGATAATTGGGACCTGAGTGTAAAGAGAGCCACAACTGTTGTCAGAACGCTTCTCGAGGGCACAAGCATCGATGCCAAGAGGTTAACAGCATCGGGAAGAAGCGAGTATCTTCCTGTTGACCCTCGCAGCACAACTGATGCCCGTACTAAAAACAGAAGAACCGATATTATTCTTACTCCCGACTTGACGGAACTATATAGACTTATCGACAAGTATTAG
- a CDS encoding SPASM domain-containing protein → MIRPFIKSSNFVLAAYSYLAGSVTGRPDMKGMPLAIGAELTNNCNLNCPECSSGSGLMTRKRGYMDIELFKKVMKELNPYLLNTNLYFQGEPMLHPGFFSFLENSRNTHTTVSTNGHFLSADNCDKIVKSRLDKLIISLDGTDQETYSQYRVNGKIDSVISGIERIAEARDRNKSHLKVEIQFLVNRLNEHQIPEAEEFAKKNYAVLKLKSMQINDKKDIDKWLPKNGRLSRYSLKNGEYTIKNSFPNRCARLWFNPVITWDGKVIPCCFDKDAEHVMGDLGQDSFRDIWNGPKYRIFRKSILSGRHMIDICRNCTSGLIGVKY, encoded by the coding sequence ATGATCAGGCCTTTCATTAAGTCTTCAAATTTTGTTCTGGCTGCTTACTCATATCTCGCTGGCTCAGTTACAGGAAGACCTGATATGAAAGGTATGCCCCTTGCAATTGGTGCTGAACTGACAAATAATTGCAATCTGAATTGTCCTGAATGTTCCTCAGGATCTGGACTTATGACAAGAAAAAGGGGTTATATGGACATTGAACTTTTCAAAAAGGTAATGAAAGAACTCAATCCATACCTTTTAAATACAAATCTCTATTTCCAGGGAGAACCGATGCTTCATCCCGGTTTCTTCTCCTTTCTGGAAAATAGTCGGAACACCCATACCACAGTATCAACTAACGGACATTTCTTATCTGCAGATAATTGTGATAAAATTGTGAAGTCGCGACTGGATAAGCTTATTATCTCATTGGATGGCACCGATCAGGAAACCTATTCACAATACAGAGTAAATGGGAAAATTGACAGCGTTATAAGCGGAATTGAAAGAATAGCAGAGGCCCGCGACAGAAATAAGTCGCATTTAAAAGTTGAAATTCAGTTCCTCGTTAACCGTTTGAATGAACATCAGATACCAGAGGCGGAGGAATTTGCAAAAAAGAATTATGCAGTTCTGAAGCTGAAATCGATGCAGATAAACGATAAAAAGGATATTGACAAATGGCTGCCAAAAAATGGCAGATTGAGCAGATATAGTTTAAAGAACGGGGAATATACAATCAAGAATTCTTTTCCCAATCGTTGTGCAAGGCTCTGGTTTAATCCTGTAATAACATGGGACGGAAAAGTAATACCTTGTTGTTTTGATAAGGATGCTGAGCATGTGATGGGAGATCTCGGTCAGGATTCTTTCAGGGATATATGGAACGGACCAAAATACAGGATATTCAGAAAAAGCATCCTCTCGGGACGACACATGATTGATATCTGCAGAAATTGTACATCAGGACTTATTGGCGTTAAATACTAA